Proteins co-encoded in one Triplophysa dalaica isolate WHDGS20190420 chromosome 16, ASM1584641v1, whole genome shotgun sequence genomic window:
- the il4 gene encoding interleukin-4, with translation MRTFLLLVLAWVVVTESKVVSFETFLLQESIDSVNIIIKSNSSKILEQFVKDVFENQPCSVESLCRAAAVLKHAKRNAELNMLRRQLYAYASNTRHPVCTVPNADECPMNELLNDLKRCCQKLLLDVKRPA, from the exons ATGAGGACCTTCTTGCTTTTGGTACTTGCGTGGGTAGTTGTTACAGAATCAAAAGTGGTTAGTTTTGAGACGTTTCTTTTGCAGGAGAGTATAGACAGCGtcaatataattataaaaagcaATTCCAGCAAG ATTCTTGAGCAGTTTGTAAAGGACGTGTTTGAAAACCAACCCTGCTCA GTGGAAAGCCTTTGCCGAGCAGCAGCAGTTCTTAAACACGCAAAACGAAACGCTGAACTAAACATGCTACGACGACAACTATATGCCTATGCAAGCAATACAAGG CACCCGGTCTGCACTGTGCCAAATGCAGATGAATGCCCCATGAATGAACTCCTGAATGACTTAAAACGCTGCTGCCAAAAACTATTGCTAGATGTCAAACGGCCAGCATGA
- the kif3a gene encoding kinesin-like protein KIF3A → MPSNKLEKTEKMEVSDNVKVVVRCRPFNEKEKMMAHKQAVTVDEIRGTITVNKLETISEPPKTFTFDTVFGPESKQLDVYNLTARPIVDSVLEGYNGTIFAYGQTGTGKTFTMEGVRAVPELRGIIPNSFAHVFGHIAKAEGDTRFLVRVSYLEIYNEEVRDLLGKDQMQRLEVKERPDVGVYIKDLSGYVVNNADDMDRIMTLGHKNRSVGATNMNEHSSRSHAIFTITIECSEKGVDGNQHVRMGKLHLVDLAGSERQGKTGATGQRLKEATKINLSLSTLGNVISALVDGKSTHVPYRNSKLTRLLQDSLGGNSKTMMCANIGPADYNYDETISTLRYANRAKNIKNKARINEDPKDALLRQFQKEIEDLKKKLEEGEEISGSDGSGSDDMDDGEDEMGADGEKRRRRRGRKKVSPDKMVEMQAKIEEERKALEAKLDMEEEERNKARAELEKREKDLLKAQQEHHLLLDKLSALEKRVIVGGVDLLAKAEEQEKLLEESNNELEERRKRAEQLRRELEEKEQERLDIEEKYTSLQEEAQGKTKKLKKVWTMLMAAKSEMADLQQEHHREIEGLLENIRQLSRELRLQMLIIDNFIPQEYQEMIENYVHWNEDIGEWQLKCVAYTGNNMRKQTPISDKKEKDPFEVDLSHVYLAYTEESMRQSLMKLERPRTSKSGKSRPKTGRRKRSSKPEAAIESLLQ, encoded by the exons ATGCCG AGTAATAAACTGGAAAAAACAGAGAAGATGGAGGTGAGTGATAATGTGAAGGTGGTGGTCAGATGTCGACCTTTCAATGAGAAGGAGAAGATGATGGCGCACAAGCAAGCCGTCACTGTGGATGAGATCAGAGGCACCATAACTGTAAACAAACTTGAGACAATCAGTGAGCCACCCAAGACGTTCACCTTTGACACAGTGTTTGGTCCAGAAAGCAAACAACTAGATGTGTATAATTTAACAGCTCGACCAATCGTTGACTCGGTATTAGAAGGTTACAATG GTACCATATTTGCATACGGTCAGACAGGCACAGGTAAAACATTCACGATGGAGGGCGTCCGAGCGGTGCCTGAACTCAGGGGCATCATTCCTAATTCATTTGCTCATGTATTTGGTCACATCGCAAAAGCAGAAGGAGACACAAG GTTTCTGGTTAGAGTTTCGTATTTGGAAATTTACAACGAAGAAGTGAGGGACCTGTTAGGAAAAGACCAGATGCAGAGGCTGGAG gTGAAGGAGAGACCTGATGTAGGAGTTTATATCAAGGATCTTTCTGGTTACGTGGTAAACAATGCTGACGACATGGACCGGATTATGACCCTTGGCCATAAAAACC GTTCTGTTGGTGCAACCAATATGAATGAACACAGTTCTCGCTCTCATGCAATCTTCACCATAACTATTGAGTGCAGTGAGAAGGGCGTAGATGGAAATCAACATGTGCGCATGGGCAAACTACATCTGGTTGACCTTGCG GGCTCGGAGAGGCAAGGGAAAACGGGAGCTACGGGTCAACGTCTTAAAGAAGCCACAAAAATCAACCTATCCCTGTCTACCCTGGGAAATGTTATCTCTGCACTAGTGGATGGCAAAAGCACCCATGTGCCCTACAGGAACTCAAAACTCACCCGACTCTTACAGGACTCCCTGGGAGGAAACTCCAAAACTATGATG TGTGCAAACATTGGACCGGCAGATTACAACTACGATGAGACCATCAGTACTCTCCGTTATGCCAACCGTGCTAAAAACATCAAGAATAAGGCCAGAATTAATGAGGACCCGAAGGATGCGCTATTGCGCCAATTCCAGAAAGAAATCGAAGATCTCAAGAAAAAGCTGGAAGAAG GTGAGGAGATCTCTGGCTCTGATGGAAGTGGATCCGATGACATGGATGATGGTGAAGATGAAATGGGAGCCGATGGGGAGAAACGAAGGAGACGCAGAG GGAGGAAGAAGGTGTCCCCAGATAAGATGGTGGAGATGCAGGCAAAGATCGAGGAGGAACGGAAGGCACTGGAGGCCAAATTGGACATGGAGGAGGAAGAGAGGAACAAAGCCCGTGCTGAActggagaagagagagaaggacCTTCTCAAAGCCCA ACAGGAGCACCATTTATTACTAGACAAGCTGTCTGCTCTAGAGAAGAGGGTTATCGTCGGTGGGGTTGATTTACTGGCTAAGGCTGAGGAGCAAGAGAAACTTCTGGAGGAATCTAACAATGAGCTGGAGGAGCGCAGGAAGAGAGCCGAGCAGCTTCGAAGAGAACTGGAAGAAAAGGAG CAAGAGCGGTTGGACATTGAGGAGAAATACACCAGTTTACAAGAGGAGGCTCAAGGCAAGACCAAAAAATTGAAGAAAGTGTGGACCATGCTGATGGCCGCAAAGTCTGAG ATGGCTGATCTGCAGCAGGAACATCACAGAGAGATCGAAGGCCTGCTGGAGAACATCCGGCAGCTGAGCAGAGAACTCCGTCTGCAGATGCTCATCATTGATAATTTCATTCCACAGGAATATCAG GAGATGATCGAGAACTATGTGCACTGGAATGAAGACATTGGAGAGTGGCAGTTG aaatgtgtGGCATACACGGGCAACAACATGAGAAAACAGACACCCATATCagacaagaaagaaaaagat CCATTTGAAGTGGATCTTTCTCATGTTTACCTGGCCTACACTGAGGAAAGTATGAGACAGTCTCTTATGAAACTAGAAAGGCCTCGAACGTCAAAGAGTGGGAAGTCCAGGCCTAAAACTGGCCGTAG gaAACGGTCTTCCAAACCAGAGGCTGCTATTGAATCCCTGCTGCAATAA